A DNA window from Acetilactobacillus jinshanensis contains the following coding sequences:
- a CDS encoding S1 domain-containing RNA-binding protein: MEIKVGAKVSGKVTGITSFGAFVTLADGKTGLVHISEISDKFIKDIHGVLKIGDTVTVKVLKIGDDGKISLSMKRALPESERKEYFKKRREHNHERHEHGEHGEHGHGHFHHGHNEHGYNYGHGRYHGHNNYHRKRSFNDLMSKFLKQSQSRLSVIRKNTEGKRGGRGGRRS; the protein is encoded by the coding sequence ATGGAAATTAAAGTTGGAGCAAAGGTTTCCGGCAAAGTAACTGGGATTACTAGTTTCGGCGCTTTTGTTACGTTAGCTGACGGTAAAACCGGACTAGTTCATATCAGTGAAATTTCTGATAAATTTATTAAAGATATTCATGGTGTCTTAAAAATTGGTGATACGGTTACCGTTAAAGTTCTAAAGATTGGTGACGATGGTAAGATCAGTTTATCAATGAAACGAGCTTTACCAGAAAGTGAACGTAAGGAATACTTTAAGAAGCGTCGTGAACATAATCATGAACGTCATGAACACGGCGAACATGGTGAACATGGTCATGGCCATTTCCATCATGGTCACAATGAACATGGCTATAATTATGGTCACGGCCGTTATCATGGTCACAACAATTATCACCGGAAGCGCAGCTTTAACGACCTTATGTCTAAGTTTCTTAAACAGAGTCAAAGCCGTTTATCCGTAATTCGTAAAAATACTGAAGGTAAACGTGGTGGCCGTGGAGGTCGTCGCAGTTAA
- the lysS gene encoding lysine--tRNA ligase, with amino-acid sequence MKMNDQMRARLQKMHNLERTGVYPFGHRFKRTHLAKPLHDEYDGLSKDQVIKLDKHVVIGGRMVAKRGSGKVGFADIQDRTGRIQVYIRRDVVGRNNFAFYKHADLGDDFGFDGVMMKTDTGELTVRVTKIHFLDKALRPLPDKYHGLKNKAQRYRQRYLDLISNRDSFDRFEKRTKIIKAVKSYLDNKLNMTEVETPILNTAPSGANARPFVTHHNAMDLDMYLRIALELPLKRLIVGGMERVYEMGRVFRNEGMDPDHNPEFTELETYVQYYDMYDDMDEIEGIFKAAANAVTDNGIVNYQGHKIDMNKPFRRLHMVDAIKDVTGVDFWPKMSLDHAKALAKEHGVEVKPFFGVGNIINQFFEDKVKAHIKQPTFIYGHPSAISPLAKRNLKDPRFTQRFEFYILGTEYGNAYSELNNPFTQLAAFEKQAKEKEEGNAGAESIDYDYVKALQYGLPPTGGIGIGMDRLVMLLTNAKSIRDVLLFPTMRPDE; translated from the coding sequence ATGAAAATGAATGACCAAATGCGTGCTCGATTACAAAAGATGCACAATTTGGAAAGAACGGGTGTTTACCCGTTCGGTCATCGTTTTAAGCGAACTCATTTAGCTAAGCCACTACATGATGAATACGACGGCTTAAGTAAAGACCAGGTTATTAAACTGGATAAGCACGTTGTAATTGGTGGCCGTATGGTTGCTAAAAGAGGTAGCGGTAAAGTTGGCTTTGCTGATATCCAAGATCGAACTGGTAGAATTCAAGTTTATATCCGTCGTGATGTCGTTGGCCGAAACAATTTTGCTTTTTATAAGCACGCCGATTTAGGTGATGATTTCGGTTTTGACGGTGTAATGATGAAGACCGATACCGGTGAATTAACGGTTCGTGTCACTAAGATTCATTTCTTAGATAAAGCATTACGTCCTTTACCTGATAAATACCATGGTTTAAAGAACAAGGCTCAGCGTTACCGTCAACGTTACTTAGACTTGATTTCTAACCGTGATAGCTTTGACCGTTTTGAAAAACGAACCAAGATTATCAAAGCGGTTAAGAGTTACTTAGATAACAAGCTTAATATGACTGAAGTTGAAACACCAATCTTGAATACTGCTCCAAGTGGTGCTAACGCTCGTCCATTCGTTACCCATCATAATGCCATGGACCTGGATATGTACCTACGAATTGCCTTGGAATTACCATTAAAGCGTTTAATCGTTGGTGGTATGGAACGAGTATATGAAATGGGCCGTGTCTTCCGTAACGAAGGGATGGATCCTGACCATAACCCTGAATTTACTGAATTAGAAACTTATGTTCAGTACTATGACATGTACGATGACATGGATGAAATCGAAGGAATCTTTAAAGCCGCTGCGAACGCCGTTACCGATAACGGAATCGTTAATTACCAGGGCCACAAGATTGATATGAACAAACCATTCCGTCGTTTACACATGGTTGATGCTATTAAAGATGTTACCGGTGTTGATTTCTGGCCTAAGATGTCATTAGATCACGCTAAAGCATTAGCTAAGGAACACGGTGTCGAAGTCAAACCATTCTTCGGTGTTGGTAATATCATTAACCAGTTCTTTGAAGATAAGGTTAAGGCTCATATCAAGCAACCAACCTTTATCTATGGACATCCATCCGCCATTTCTCCATTGGCTAAGCGTAATTTAAAGGATCCACGCTTTACCCAGCGTTTCGAATTCTATATCTTAGGTACTGAATACGGTAATGCTTATTCTGAATTGAATAATCCGTTTACCCAGTTAGCAGCCTTTGAAAAGCAGGCCAAAGAAAAAGAAGAGGGTAATGCCGGTGCCGAAAGTATCGATTACGATTATGTAAAGGCATTACAATATGGCTTGCCGCCTACTGGTGGTATTGGTATTGGTATGGATCGTTTAGTAATGTTACTTACCAATGCTAAATCAATCCGAGACGTACTATTATTCCCAACCATGCGTCCAGATGAATAA
- the dusB gene encoding tRNA dihydrouridine synthase DusB gives MKSQAWKIGNVTIPNRVVVAPMAGVTNVAFRTICKKFGAGLVTCEMISDRGLIHHNQKTLGMLSVNPNEHPMSIQLFGNSKETLVPAAQYLAAHTPVDIININMGCPVRKVVKTGAGSHWLLYPDKIYDLVSALVKNVDKPITVKMRTGWDEDHIYAIQNALSAQDAGASAIAMHGRTRKQFYRGHANWDILRDVASHLSIPFIGNGDVRTPQDAKRMLDYTGCTAVMIARGVLGNPWMLKRTVHYLATGELLPEPTVAQKIAIAKDHLHRLVGLRGAKMGPRIFRGQAAYYLKGMPHAARTKVAIFGADTEDQMDKILDRFVEKAQRRQAILKARGQRGY, from the coding sequence ATGAAGAGTCAAGCATGGAAGATCGGTAACGTTACGATCCCGAATCGAGTGGTCGTCGCACCGATGGCCGGAGTGACTAACGTTGCCTTTCGAACCATCTGTAAGAAATTTGGTGCTGGATTAGTAACGTGTGAAATGATTTCTGACCGTGGATTAATCCATCACAACCAAAAGACGTTAGGCATGTTAAGTGTTAACCCAAATGAACACCCGATGAGTATTCAGCTTTTTGGGAACAGTAAAGAAACGTTAGTTCCTGCCGCTCAATATTTAGCTGCTCACACCCCGGTCGACATCATTAACATTAATATGGGTTGCCCGGTTCGGAAGGTCGTTAAGACAGGTGCCGGATCCCACTGGTTACTTTATCCAGATAAAATTTATGATCTAGTGTCTGCACTGGTTAAAAACGTTGATAAGCCAATTACCGTTAAGATGCGGACCGGTTGGGATGAAGATCATATTTATGCCATTCAGAATGCGTTATCTGCCCAGGATGCTGGAGCTAGTGCCATTGCGATGCATGGTCGAACCCGTAAACAGTTTTATCGTGGTCACGCTAATTGGGATATTTTACGTGATGTGGCCAGTCATCTATCGATCCCGTTCATTGGTAACGGTGACGTTAGAACGCCACAGGACGCCAAACGAATGCTCGATTATACGGGATGTACTGCCGTGATGATCGCCCGTGGTGTTTTAGGTAACCCGTGGATGTTGAAGCGGACCGTTCATTACCTTGCCACCGGTGAATTATTACCTGAACCAACCGTTGCTCAGAAGATTGCCATTGCGAAGGATCATTTGCATCGTTTGGTCGGTCTTCGTGGTGCTAAGATGGGTCCACGAATCTTTAGAGGCCAGGCCGCTTATTATTTGAAGGGCATGCCGCATGCTGCTAGAACGAAAGTTGCGATTTTTGGAGCTGATACTGAAGATCAAATGGATAAGATCTTAGATCGATTCGTTGAAAAGGCTCAGCGCCGTCAAGCAATTCTTAAAGCTCGTGGCCAGCGAGGCTATTAA
- the ftsH gene encoding ATP-dependent zinc metalloprotease FtsH produces the protein MKNRKNGLFRSSLFYIVIFLVIMGAIYFISDSGGNNQTREIQSSQFMRDLHKNKVKNFSVQPSGGVYKISGKYRKSQLNHSANNAYSFAGLGSSKGNRVSHFSTSVLKNNGTVAEISKAARKDNVKLNAKPEQSNGFWLNLIVYILPLVIFILFFYMMMNQAGRGGGGIMKFSKSHVKPTDSKKNKVRFSDVAGEDAEKQELVEVVEFLKNPKKYTRLGARIPHGVLLEGPPGTGKTLLARAVAGEANVPFYAISGSDFVQMFVGVGASRVRDLFRQAKRHAPSIIFIDEIDAVGRKRGSGIGGGHDEREQTLNQLLVEMDGFSGNEGVIVIAATNRADVLDPALTRPGRFDRKVLVGRPDVRGRYAILKVHAKNKPFSPDVDLKEIARQTPGFVGADLANLLNEAALLAAQRNETRIEPDDVDEAEDRVIAGPAKKNAVESPHELDVVAAHEAGHTIVGLVLNDARVVHKVTIVPRGRAGGYAIMLPKEDEKLLSKHNAMEQLAGLLGGRTAEEIIFHSESSGASNDFQQATNLARAMVTQYGMSDKLGDVQYISPTESPYDRPRYSEKTAYEIDQEVKHFIDHAHQVAYKIIQSHRKQHRIIAQALLKYETLDAKQIKCLYDTGHMPEDQPKDEFPSEDKDENGASFEEAKKALEKHDEEKKQAARHKNDSTSDSDNQPKDPSDNSQK, from the coding sequence ATGAAAAATAGGAAAAATGGATTGTTTAGGAGCAGTCTATTTTACATTGTTATCTTCTTAGTCATCATGGGCGCTATCTACTTTATTAGTGATAGTGGAGGTAACAATCAAACCAGAGAAATCCAGTCCAGTCAATTTATGCGTGATTTGCACAAGAACAAAGTTAAGAACTTTTCTGTTCAACCTTCCGGTGGGGTATACAAGATTTCCGGTAAATACCGTAAATCTCAGCTCAACCACAGTGCTAATAACGCTTATTCATTTGCCGGGTTAGGTTCTTCTAAAGGTAATCGTGTAAGTCATTTTAGTACCAGTGTTCTAAAGAATAATGGTACCGTGGCTGAAATCTCGAAAGCTGCTAGAAAAGATAACGTTAAATTAAACGCTAAGCCTGAACAATCAAACGGCTTCTGGCTTAACTTAATTGTCTACATCTTACCGTTAGTAATCTTCATCTTATTCTTCTACATGATGATGAACCAAGCTGGCCGTGGTGGCGGCGGAATTATGAAATTCAGCAAGAGCCACGTCAAGCCAACTGACAGTAAGAAGAACAAAGTTCGTTTCTCAGACGTTGCCGGTGAAGATGCTGAAAAGCAAGAATTAGTTGAAGTAGTTGAATTCTTAAAGAACCCAAAGAAATATACACGTTTGGGTGCCAGGATTCCACATGGTGTCTTGCTTGAAGGTCCCCCTGGTACTGGTAAAACCTTACTAGCCAGAGCGGTTGCCGGTGAAGCGAACGTTCCTTTCTACGCTATTTCGGGTTCTGATTTCGTTCAGATGTTCGTTGGTGTTGGTGCTAGTCGTGTCCGTGATTTATTCAGACAGGCTAAACGTCATGCACCATCCATTATCTTCATTGATGAAATTGATGCCGTTGGTCGTAAACGTGGATCAGGAATCGGCGGTGGCCATGATGAACGTGAACAGACGTTAAACCAGTTACTGGTTGAAATGGATGGTTTCAGTGGTAACGAAGGTGTTATCGTCATTGCCGCTACTAACCGTGCTGATGTCTTGGATCCAGCCTTGACTCGACCAGGTCGTTTTGACCGGAAAGTCTTAGTTGGCCGTCCAGACGTTCGTGGCCGTTACGCAATTCTAAAGGTTCATGCCAAGAACAAGCCATTTTCACCAGATGTTGATTTAAAGGAAATTGCTCGACAGACACCAGGCTTTGTTGGTGCCGATTTAGCTAACTTACTTAATGAAGCGGCATTGTTAGCTGCGCAACGAAATGAGACTCGAATTGAACCTGACGATGTTGATGAAGCCGAAGATCGAGTAATTGCTGGTCCAGCTAAGAAGAACGCGGTTGAGAGTCCACATGAATTGGATGTCGTCGCTGCGCATGAAGCTGGGCATACCATCGTTGGTTTAGTACTAAACGATGCTCGAGTCGTCCATAAGGTTACGATCGTTCCTCGTGGCCGTGCTGGTGGTTATGCAATTATGCTGCCAAAAGAAGACGAAAAGTTATTGTCTAAGCACAACGCCATGGAACAATTAGCTGGACTACTTGGTGGTCGTACTGCTGAAGAAATCATTTTCCACTCTGAATCATCAGGAGCTTCAAATGATTTCCAGCAAGCCACTAATTTAGCTCGAGCTATGGTTACTCAATATGGTATGAGTGATAAATTGGGTGATGTTCAATACATCTCACCAACTGAAAGTCCATATGATCGCCCGCGTTACTCTGAAAAGACTGCTTATGAAATTGATCAAGAAGTTAAACACTTTATTGATCATGCTCATCAGGTCGCTTACAAGATTATTCAGAGTCACCGTAAGCAGCATCGAATTATTGCTCAAGCTCTACTGAAGTACGAAACTTTAGATGCTAAGCAGATTAAGTGCTTATACGATACTGGTCATATGCCAGAAGATCAGCCGAAAGATGAATTTCCAAGTGAAGACAAAGATGAGAACGGTGCATCATTTGAAGAAGCTAAAAAGGCTTTGGAAAAACATGATGAAGAAAAGAAACAAGCTGCTCGTCATAAGAATGACTCCACTAGTGATTCTGATAATCAGCCAAAAGATCCGTCTGACAATAGTCAGAAATAA
- a CDS encoding CAP domain-containing protein — protein MKWHKLRFNQMFKVATALILLLSVGSISTVGEARHVQHAHVRINRQIHRNPQKKPYNSIRFRKRHVNNRHARKAQQPTWRQINRNRRELYWRTFYDTNLDRIIYRRRPLRINRRLNMIGQIRSRQLSSYFSHNMPYRNDEARYLLGKRHIKYQYYGENIASIPLGTIQVIAVGSYNNPTDAQQSTLTYHSRNGYQLANNINNASMYHDAGDDWGHRTNILSRRYKQMGIGTYYSPKDQTYYMAIEFIN, from the coding sequence ATGAAATGGCATAAATTAAGGTTTAATCAGATGTTTAAGGTTGCCACCGCATTAATTCTGTTATTAAGTGTTGGTTCAATTAGTACCGTTGGTGAAGCTCGACATGTTCAACATGCTCACGTTCGAATTAATCGACAAATTCACCGAAATCCGCAAAAGAAACCTTATAATTCGATTCGATTCCGAAAACGTCATGTGAATAATCGACATGCTCGTAAAGCACAGCAGCCAACGTGGCGACAAATTAATCGTAATCGTCGTGAATTATATTGGAGAACTTTTTATGATACAAATTTAGATCGTATCATTTATCGGCGTCGTCCATTACGAATTAACAGACGCTTAAATATGATTGGACAAATTAGAAGTCGTCAGTTGTCTAGCTATTTCTCACACAATATGCCTTATCGTAACGATGAAGCTCGTTACCTTTTAGGGAAACGTCACATTAAGTATCAATATTATGGTGAAAATATCGCTAGCATTCCATTAGGTACGATTCAAGTTATTGCGGTCGGTTCTTATAATAATCCAACTGATGCTCAACAAAGTACACTAACTTATCATTCAAGAAATGGTTATCAGTTGGCTAATAATATTAATAACGCATCAATGTATCATGACGCCGGAGATGATTGGGGTCATCGAACTAACATCTTGTCCCGTCGTTATAAGCAAATGGGGATTGGTACTTATTACAGTCCCAAAGA
- the hpt gene encoding hypoxanthine phosphoribosyltransferase — protein MNNDILKTLYSQQQIQKRCQQLGHTLDKVYRGKRPLVIGVLKGAVIFMTDIIRNMDTYMQMDFIDVSSYNGGTKSSGHVKLQKDIDTSVKGRNVLFIEDIIDTGRTLDFLQKLLRGRGAKSIRICTLFDKPAGRLVDVKPNWVGFKVPNEFVVGYGMDYEGYYRNLPYVGILKPKIYENK, from the coding sequence ATGAATAATGATATTTTAAAAACGCTTTACAGCCAGCAGCAAATTCAAAAACGGTGTCAGCAATTAGGCCACACACTTGATAAAGTGTATCGTGGAAAACGACCGTTGGTGATTGGTGTCTTAAAGGGTGCCGTCATTTTCATGACTGATATTATCCGTAACATGGACACGTACATGCAGATGGACTTTATCGATGTTTCTAGTTACAACGGTGGTACTAAATCATCTGGACACGTTAAGTTGCAAAAAGATATTGATACCAGCGTTAAAGGTCGGAACGTCTTATTCATTGAAGACATTATTGATACCGGTCGGACTCTTGATTTCTTACAGAAGCTCTTAAGAGGCCGTGGTGCTAAATCAATTCGGATTTGTACGTTATTTGATAAGCCCGCTGGTCGTCTAGTCGATGTCAAACCTAATTGGGTCGGTTTTAAAGTTCCAAACGAATTCGTCGTTGGTTACGGTATGGATTATGAAGGTTATTACCGTAATTTACCTTACGTTGGGATTTTGAAGCCTAAGATTTACGAAAATAAATAA
- a CDS encoding RNA-binding S4 domain-containing protein, whose product MRLDKFLKVSRIIKRRPVAKKIANQGRITVQGRVAKSSTKVEPDDKIVIKFGNKTLTIRVDQILATTKKADASQMYTVLGTKYNRNYKKEAEALRKNNL is encoded by the coding sequence ATGCGATTAGATAAATTCTTAAAAGTGTCCCGAATTATTAAACGACGCCCGGTAGCGAAGAAAATTGCTAACCAGGGTCGAATTACAGTTCAGGGCCGAGTTGCGAAATCGTCAACCAAGGTTGAACCCGATGATAAAATCGTCATTAAGTTTGGTAATAAGACCTTAACGATCCGGGTTGACCAGATTTTGGCAACTACGAAGAAAGCTGACGCTAGCCAGATGTATACGGTATTAGGTACGAAATACAACCGAAATTATAAAAAAGAAGCCGAAGCTTTACGAAAAAACAATCTGTAA
- a CDS encoding FtsB family cell division protein has protein sequence MWDPDAFERDQQHVKHVRQILRHRHHLREIIIIVIMITVILVLGLQLFHANQQKSQLHQQIVNDRVELSREKSQHRKLKMNVKQLHNKGYLEQLIRQRYFYHKPGETVYSLPGDVARDVTHK, from the coding sequence ATGTGGGATCCAGATGCTTTTGAACGTGATCAGCAGCACGTTAAACACGTGCGACAGATTCTACGGCATCGCCATCATTTACGAGAAATTATTATTATTGTGATCATGATTACAGTGATCTTGGTGTTAGGGCTTCAGTTATTTCATGCTAATCAGCAAAAATCTCAACTGCACCAACAGATTGTTAATGATCGGGTCGAACTTTCACGGGAAAAATCACAGCACCGTAAATTGAAGATGAACGTTAAACAGCTTCATAATAAAGGTTATTTGGAGCAGTTGATTCGACAACGTTATTTTTATCATAAACCTGGCGAGACGGTCTATAGTTTACCCGGCGATGTGGCCCGTGACGTCACACATAAATAA
- the tilS gene encoding tRNA lysidine(34) synthetase TilS — MNLVKRLASEVKRNRWWTRKTRVVIGVSTGVDSMVLLYLLEHLKYYRPQIIVAHVNHELRKASVTEEKYIRKYCHQHHLTLVVAHWRKQDHPKTGTENAAREFRYRFFKHVMRKHHASVMLTAHHLNDQDETVLMRLIRGGDIRELTGIHRCRKFANGYLIRPLLQTPKHDLRKFAVQHHIKWYEDRTNYSLKITRNRMRHRLLPWMTQEDPRAVFHIGSYVHQLTLLVQDNMLLNARLIKPLKTDRDNWWKLDPLMKSSRVIQLGMLHELFRQFDSQLMITPPMMHEVIILLNDNDRPQGRIAVGNQRHLQKDYHQFGIVKDQSLSGPNVKSSFSVKLNQWYRLLNGDEFGVFGKPLSQFHKQFKFNLSKFDFPLKVRQGQSSDVLRLKNGGHQKVRRIWIDKKLSNHDRNSSQILKTKNGFSLALLGVKASFTEASDNAKPYWLIVKRAQKRG; from the coding sequence TTGAATTTAGTTAAGCGGTTAGCTAGTGAAGTCAAACGCAATCGTTGGTGGACCCGAAAGACGCGTGTCGTTATTGGGGTCTCCACCGGAGTTGATTCAATGGTGCTTCTGTATTTACTGGAGCATTTAAAGTACTATCGACCCCAGATTATTGTGGCTCACGTTAATCATGAACTACGAAAAGCTAGTGTGACTGAAGAAAAATACATTCGTAAGTATTGTCATCAACATCATCTGACGTTGGTGGTTGCGCATTGGCGGAAGCAGGATCACCCGAAGACAGGGACTGAAAATGCAGCTCGCGAATTTCGTTACCGATTTTTTAAGCATGTCATGAGAAAACATCACGCTTCAGTGATGTTGACGGCGCATCATTTGAATGATCAAGATGAGACCGTTTTGATGCGTTTAATTCGTGGTGGTGACATTCGTGAGCTAACCGGAATTCATCGATGCCGTAAATTTGCGAACGGTTATCTAATTCGACCACTTTTACAAACGCCGAAACATGATTTACGAAAGTTTGCTGTTCAGCATCACATCAAATGGTACGAAGATCGAACGAACTATTCGTTAAAAATTACTCGAAATCGAATGCGGCATCGTTTATTACCCTGGATGACTCAAGAAGATCCACGGGCAGTATTCCATATCGGGAGTTATGTTCATCAGCTAACGTTATTGGTTCAAGATAACATGCTGTTAAACGCTCGGTTGATTAAACCTTTGAAGACGGATCGAGATAATTGGTGGAAACTTGATCCACTGATGAAATCTTCACGGGTGATTCAATTAGGGATGTTACACGAATTATTTCGTCAATTTGATTCCCAATTAATGATTACGCCACCAATGATGCATGAAGTCATTATTTTACTGAACGATAACGATCGACCACAAGGTCGGATCGCCGTTGGTAATCAGCGACATCTTCAAAAGGATTATCATCAATTTGGTATTGTTAAGGATCAGTCTTTGAGTGGACCTAACGTTAAATCATCGTTTTCAGTTAAACTCAATCAATGGTATCGTTTATTAAATGGTGACGAATTCGGTGTCTTTGGCAAGCCGTTAAGCCAGTTCCATAAACAGTTTAAATTCAACTTATCGAAATTTGATTTTCCACTCAAGGTTCGACAAGGTCAGTCTTCTGATGTTCTTCGGTTGAAGAACGGTGGTCATCAAAAAGTCCGTCGAATTTGGATTGATAAGAAATTGTCGAACCATGATCGTAATTCATCACAGATATTAAAGACTAAAAATGGTTTCAGCTTAGCGTTATTAGGAGTTAAAGCTTCGTTTACAGAAGCTTCTGATAACGCTAAGCCGTATTGGTTAATTGTTAAAAGGGCTCAAAAAAGAGGTTAG
- the hslO gene encoding Hsp33 family molecular chaperone HslO — MKDYLLKAITKDGLFRAYAINATNTVAEAQKRHQTTNASSSALGRTIVASLMLSASILEAGQSMTIRIYGKGPVGLILVDANANGDVKGFVQNPQVELPTNDANEVDVGKAVGKDGFMQVIKNLSSDRQPYTSNVHLASGQIGDDFTYYLKQSEQIPSALDVSVLVNANDTIGAAGGYLIQKMPGATDKQVAKVEQRIKKAPKITQLLSEDDQPEKVIDYVFGRENLNYLQKMPVQFKCSCSKKNFGRDIAGLNPKQIKTMIDQDHGASVVCSFCGNRYKYSEDDLKDLLVLSENRIKKNNR, encoded by the coding sequence ATGAAGGATTATTTATTAAAAGCCATTACTAAGGACGGTTTATTTAGAGCGTACGCAATTAACGCTACAAATACCGTTGCTGAAGCTCAAAAACGGCACCAGACGACCAATGCTTCATCGTCTGCCTTAGGCCGGACCATCGTCGCTAGTTTGATGTTATCCGCTTCAATTTTAGAAGCGGGTCAGTCAATGACGATTAGAATTTATGGTAAAGGTCCCGTTGGCTTGATCTTAGTTGACGCTAACGCTAACGGTGACGTTAAGGGCTTCGTTCAAAATCCTCAGGTTGAATTACCAACCAATGATGCGAATGAAGTTGACGTTGGTAAGGCCGTTGGTAAAGATGGCTTTATGCAGGTCATTAAGAACTTGAGTAGTGATCGTCAGCCATACACCAGTAACGTTCATTTAGCTTCTGGTCAAATTGGTGATGATTTTACGTATTACCTAAAGCAGTCTGAGCAAATCCCATCAGCTTTGGATGTATCCGTTTTAGTTAACGCTAACGACACGATTGGTGCCGCTGGTGGCTACTTAATCCAGAAGATGCCTGGTGCCACTGATAAACAGGTTGCCAAGGTTGAACAGCGAATTAAGAAGGCTCCTAAGATCACCCAATTATTATCCGAAGATGATCAGCCTGAGAAGGTGATCGATTACGTTTTCGGTCGTGAGAACCTAAATTATCTTCAGAAAATGCCGGTTCAGTTTAAATGCAGCTGCTCAAAGAAGAACTTTGGTCGCGACATCGCTGGCTTAAATCCTAAACAGATTAAGACGATGATCGATCAAGATCATGGTGCTAGCGTTGTTTGCTCGTTCTGTGGTAATCGTTACAAGTATAGTGAAGATGATTTGAAGGATTTATTGGTTCTTTCAGAAAATCGAATTAAGAAAAATAATCGATAA